One window of the Mixophyes fleayi isolate aMixFle1 chromosome 6, aMixFle1.hap1, whole genome shotgun sequence genome contains the following:
- the LOC142094514 gene encoding uncharacterized protein LOC142094514 has protein sequence MKSSRLIVDTDLLISEVKKRPAVYDQQEDDYSDRNKKQRCWDEICAVLVPGWEESSQLEKSRKAKEIQTRWRSLKDCFRRELHLQKKESRGGSSPSKRKRYMFYDQLTFLEPTLMRRSTSGKVSDTQESVKSEGSDSEPPPSPLPERIAQIPEAPKTKRNKSGAGGLGEFETQIIGMVDSLKKKKDNEKDEDYIFVQSLLPYLKKVPEEKKIDLQIDMLQLVKRYMQPVPPQPLLE, from the exons ATGAAATCGTCTCGCCTCATCGTGGATACCGATCTCCTCATTAGCGAGGTGAAGAAACGTCCGGCGGTGTATGACCAGCAAGAAGATGACTACAGCGACCGCAACAAGAAGCAGCGATGCTGGGATGAAATCTGCGCCGTTCTTGTGCCAGGCTGGGAAGAGAGTAGCCAACTGGAGAAAAGCCGCAAGG CTAAGGAAATCCAAACCCGGTGGAGGTCACTAAAAGACTGCTTTCGGAGGGAACTACACCTACAAAAGAAGGAATCTAGGGGTGGATCGTCCCCTTCAAAAAGAAAGCGATATATGTTCTATGACCAGCTGACATTCCTGGAGCCTACCCTGATGCGTAGATC TACATCTGGAAAAGTTTCAGACACACAGGAAAGTGTTAAGTCTGAGGGCAGCGATTCTGAGCCTCCTCCGAGCCCCCTTCCAGAACGCATTGCACAGATACCAGAGGCTCCAAAGACCAAGCGAAATAAATCCGGTGCAGGGGGCTTAGGTGAATTTGAAACGCAAATAATAGGGATGGTTGACTCtttaaagaagaagaaagataatGAGAAAGATGAAGATTATATTTTCGTCCAGTCCTTGCTTCCATACCTAAAGAAAGTGCCTGAAGAGAAAAAGATTGATTTACAAATAGACATGTTGCAGCTTGTGAAGAGATATATGCAGCCTGTGCCCCCACAGCCACTCCTGGAATAG
- the ADRM1 gene encoding proteasomal ubiquitin receptor ADRM1 produces the protein MSSGALFPSLVPGSRGSSSKYLVEFRAGKMSLKGSTVTPDKRKGLVYIQQTDDSLIHFCWKDRTSGNVEDDLIIFPDDCEFKRVAQCTTGRVYVLKFKAGSKRLFFWMQEPKTDKDEEHCRKVNEYLNNPPMPGALGGSGSGSHELSALGGEGGLQSLLGNMSHNQLMQLIGPTGLGGLGGLGALTGPGLASLLGSGGPTTSSSSSSSRSQSAAVTPSSTTSSTRTTTTTAAAVTAAAAPASAPAATPSPAVSSGNGASAATSPSQPIQLSDLQNILATMNVPATAEGGQQVDLASVLTPEIMAPILANAEVQERLMPYLPSGESLPQTAEEIQNTLTSPQFQQALSMFSAALASCQLGPLMSQFGLPAEAVDAANKGDIEAFAKAMQNTSSQKERDSKEKKEEEEDMSLD, from the exons ATGTCATCAGGAGCTTTGTTTCCAAGCTTGGTACCCGGTTCCCGGGGGTCCTCCAGCAAGTACTTAGTGGAGTTTCGAGCTGGTAAGATGTCCTTGAAGGGCAGCACTGTAACTCCTGACAAAAGAAAGGGGCTTGTTTACATTCAACAAACCGATGATTCCCTAATTCACTTCTGCTGGAAGGACAGGACATCTGGAAATGTCGAAGAT GATCTAATTATATTCCCGGATGATTGCGAATTTAAGAGAGTGGCCCAGTGCACCACTGGGCGCGTGTATGTGCTCAAGTTCAAAGCTGGCTCCAAGAGACTGTTTTTCTGGATGCAG GAACCAAAGACTGATAAGGATGAAGAACACTGCCGCAAGGTCAATGAGTACCTTAATAACCCTCCTATGCCTGGAGCGCTAGGAGGCAGTGGCAGTGGGAGCCATGAGCTGTCTGCATTGGGAG GAGAAGGAGGTCTGCAAAGTCTGCTGGGAAACATGAGTCATAACCAGCTGATGCAGCTTATAGGACCCACTGGCCTTGGGGGACTTG GTGGCCTGGGGGCTCTGACTGGTCCAGGATTGGCCAGTTTGTTGGGAAGTGGAGGACCCACAACAAGCAGCTCCTCGTCCAG TTCCCGCAGTCAGTCAGCAGCTGTCACCCCATCATCTACCACGTCTTCCACACGGACAACCACCACTACAGcagcagcagtaacagcagcTGCAGCTCCGGCCTCCGCTCCTGCGGCAACCCCCAGCCCAGCAGTGAGTTCCGGCAATGGCGCCAGTGCTGCGACTAGTCCCTCACAACCCATTCAGCTAAGTGACCTGCAAAATATCCTGGCCACTATGAATGTGCCTGCCACAGCAGAAGGTGGTCAACAAG TGGATCTGGCCAGTGTCCTCACTCCTGAGATCATGGCTCCTATCTTGGCTAATGCTGAAGTTCAAGAGCGATTAATGCCATACCTCCCGTCAGGAGAGTCCTTACCACAGACTGCTGAGGAGATCCAGAACACACTTACCTCTCCTCAATTCCAACAG GCCCTTAGCATGTTCAGTGCAGCTCTAGCCTCCTGCCAGCTGGGACCACTGATGAGCCAGTTTGGATTGCCAGCAGAGGCGGTGGATGCAGCCAACAAAGGAG ATATTGAGGCGTTTGCCAAGGCAATGCAGAACACGTCCTCTCAAAAAGAGAGAGATTCaaaagagaagaaggaagaggaggaagacaTGAGTTTAGATTAA